Part of the Corticium candelabrum chromosome 15, ooCorCand1.1, whole genome shotgun sequence genome, GATGCTGACAGCGCAATTTTGAGCCACCAGGGCTAGTAGCTGAAGGGAAAGCACGAAGAGCAGCCAAAACTGAAGCAGAGGAAACAGTCAGTAGGGGTGGACTATCCTCATTCCATTCAGAAAGTAGATATTCTGGGTGTCGCTGACGTAACTCATCAAGTGCTGAAGTGTCATCTAGAGGAGCACAATCCAATGAACCAAGTGCTTTCATGGCATTGCTGTACCGACCCTCCTTAGCCAAACGCAGAGCTCGCTTGGCATTTGTTCCAGCGACTGTGAAATGCTTGGATTTCTGGTTATGGCGCTTGACATCAATTCTAGCATCTTCCCAGAGACCAACAAGATCCCCTGTCTGCCATTTCTGAAGTCGTGAAAGCAGTTCTGCTTTTACCACATGACGTTTCTTCTTTCCTCCTTTTGAAGGACATCGAAGGACAGCTTTCGGCAGTAAGAAAAGGCGAGCAAATCCCCACACGCCATCATATTATGTAGCATGCCTTAATTCTTTAGCTAATACCTCAGCAAACAAGGCGCGAACAGGGCGAGGAATGTGACAAATAGTGGTAATTGGAAGGGTCACAATCTCATTCATCAAGGCCTGAAACAGGATGAATTCTTGTCGAAGGTGACAACAAATTCTCTCAGCCGATCGAATGGCTTTCAAAATGATATCATCCGACATGAAACTGCTAGTGCTCCGTATAGACTGGTTAAAGAGTCCTGAGTCGTTCATCAGAGGAGGATTCGCCCCTTGTGTATCTTCAGTCATACCTTCTGGGACTAAACAACCATTTCCAGTAGACGGCATATCCTGCAACCAAAGAGAAGGTTCTGGTTCTGTCATCTGACCTCCACATCGTGGATGACCAGGGCCAAGAGATCTTCGACATTGTTGCCAATGAGAGGAGTATATGAGAACCCACAAGATGCACATAATGCTCCTTCAAAACTGAAACAGGTGGGAAAAACTGTATGTCTAGAGATGTGTTGCAGGTTCACATGCTGCCACATCAAATTGTTACTAGAGAAGGAAGATTGGCATACAGGACACCGAACGTTATTGGAAACAGCACTTCCGTCAAGTGATGAACCTGATTCGTCATCACGTGTCCGGAGCAACCGGATGTCGTAAACCCGTCAGTATCCACTTCAGGTAAATGACAATGCATAGATAAAGCAAATTTGCATGAGCGTTGGTGGATATCCATACGTCTGAAAGAGCCTTTCCCGCACCCTGAACAGAAATTATCTAACAGGCTGCAGGAGGCTAGCTGAAGGTGTAGCGTCCTGTGATTTTGACTCCCTTCCAGTAACGGGACCCGGATGCGGGTCGACGTCACCAGAACGTAAAGTCAAGATGGTGGTCGCTAGAATCAAAAACCAGCAAGCAACTGCTTTGTGGGACCGGAAGTCGTCAAAGACAGATCTCCAAAACCGAAGGAAACAAGAAACTTTACCACTCGTCTTTTGATGACATATCCTGCTAGTTGAATTGGCAACAGGCTCAACAGCGTGACGATGCCCAACCACAGAAGCGAAGCACCCAATCCGATAACGATAAGCATCCAATGAAATCCCCATGAACACGTCCCAGAcaggcatatatatatatatatatttttattatgtatatatatttcaattacaaccaatctacgatacaggcaaatcccatgaactaaaattactgtcattattgtctaacaacaatctactgAGAATCATGGGTGCATTATACGACCACAACTTGACTGACAAttactgcaacaaattatttaaagacTGACCAAAAGGAATAGtattaacagaaacagttttagatGCCATAGTCTTCAATGTATCCAAGCTGACATCCGACCATGACCCAAATGATTCAACTACAAGTGAAAAGAAGAGAGCACCAGATGAAAACACTTGGGTGTCGTACTTCATACACTTTGCAATTTCTCCTTTAAAGCCGCAAAACCGGCGTTGCTTGCTGAATGCGACACAAATCTTTGCTGGAACGAACTACACACGgttacatcaaaataagcCGGGCGGCCAAACAAAAAGTTTGGATGACAGACATCAGCCAGGTCGACTATAGTCTTCTGAAGAAGATCTTTGTTCGCGTCGGGTTCCTTTATCGTGTACTAGCAAAGCTTGAAAAATGACATCTCTCAAAGCATCATGACGTCTAGAACGTAAAGAAATCTTCCGGCAACAAGAAGATGATCACCAAACTTATCCAATACTTGGCCACAAATGCAACGGACAGCATTTGGAGGTGAAGAAAACAGTGGAAGCCCGAGCCAAAGGTGAACAGCAATCGTGAACTCATGACGACTCATGGCAAGCCCGAGATTGGGGTTGGGAATGGCTACAGGGCTGGATCCAGAGAGGGTTAACGGGGTTGCAatcccctcttttccaatagacgtggttcaataatttcatataatttcattagaaaagagaattagtaatgctataaataactgctaacggtgaaccccctctttcaaaaattcctggatccgccGCTGGGCTGTATATATAAACTTTTTAACAAATCGTCTAAATATATATTGAACAGCAGTAATGATAACACACTCCCTTGACGTATCCTGTTACGCACACCAAAAGGTTCTGATAGTTCATTCTGCCACTTTATCTGTACTAGCTGTGATGAGTACCAAGCCTAAAAAATTGTATAAAATACACAGGGACATCCATATCCAGAAGTTTGCAGAACAGCTTATAGAATGAAACCTTGTCAAAAGATTTTGATAAGTCTAACGAACATGCATACACAGCAACATTTCCTTTTGACAGATAAAAGTCCACAGTTCTTCTTAGAACATGCGAACAGTCAGAGCAACATATGACCTCTTGTAAACCCAAATTGCTGATCACAAGATCGCAAAAACATTCCTGAGTTTATTCAGAAGAATCAATTCTAAGACCTTTGACATAGTTGAAGAGATTGCAATTCCTCTCTAGTTGTCTGGATCAGTTGCATTTCCCTTTCTATCCTTGAGAATGGGAACAACATAggatttcttaattaaactgaTCAGGGACAAAAGAGTGCCTGAGAATACCTGTGAATTAAGGCCACACTCAAATGGATGGCAAGTACAGAACCAACAAGCTGCAAATGCTCAGCTTCAATGTTGTCAGGACCTGACGATTTACCTACTTTTTAGGTCACTACAGGCCTTGTATACCTCACCCGGGAGGACTTCCACACACCACCAAGGCATTCGCCTTCTTTCTTCCGTGTAGCAAGTTTCCTACCTTACACCATGGCCAAACGATCAGTTAGCActccacgggaatttgcgaaggggaacatacattgtccatgacagcgcgtctgtttgtgggaAGAAGcaactgacctgtaagtacgcaagtCTAGAGACGAGTTAATAAAGTTACACGCGTTGCACCTTTGTTTAGCAAGACGAaagcattggaaaccttagctgagacgagtgggttgggctaaaacctcagtaagcaaaacattatcacgtgacgacatatgtgattacatacaccggttaagggtttagcactctAGTGCTTCTATATTTATTCTTTACTGGTACCTTACTGGTGCTTATCTAAGGCTTTGTGTCATCTGTGAAATGCTAAATCTAAGCGACACGCGTAAGATGTATTGTTACTGGCTTCTCATGGCTAGTATACAGGGGTGGATGTGATAATAAAATGAACACCCAGTTCCTATGTATATCCAATTTCTGTGCTCATCACTAGTTGAAAAATCAGTTAATGTACATCTAGATGCAAATCAGCCAAGACGatgtgcaacagcagcaaaccCCTACCATGGCAACATTCCTGCTCAGCATTCCCTGGCACATTTCACAAGGTATCCATGGTGTCTGATGACTCCTGTGTACTTTGTTACACTTCTGTATCTAATAGTCCAAAGTGGATTCCAACATCCTGAATCCACACTTTCAATTGATAGAATTTCACcaagtgtttgttgtgtcaCCAAAGCTGCACAAGAGCATGAATGAATTCAGAACACTGTAACATATGAAGTGTGAATACTATATACTACACTACCTCTTGGATCACCCGTAATAACAAGCTTGATGTCCTTATCCTTGGCGTAAGATACGAGATCCTAAATCATGTTATAATAAATAGTATGTTAAAGTTAAATTACACCTAACAAAAACagtgtgtacagtacctttGGAAGAACACAGCATGATGCCATGTTGATCTGATTGAGATACGGTTTCACCTATTGAATTAAGCAACAGCATACCATACCTACTATTAGTCATTCTGAAGCCAGTTTGTAGGCAGGCTACATTATACTTATGACTACATATTAAAGGTGCCCACTCATGATTCACCGCacacgtgcagacacacacacacacacgcaactTGAAAACGTGCCACAATTTCAAGTTGTATCATAATGAagcagagaaagcaaacatcttAGCGTGCACTACGTTATATGACATACAGTCTCTATTCctagtacaaagagaaatgcGAATCGCTTTCTTGTCTGCCACGGCAGTTACATTCCTCATACTTGACATTTCgagaaagctaacgacaagtgtgttaggttctttatccacacatttaacatttatagcttgctgttgaacgacaaaacGCTTTCTCaactgttttcttgttgcatgtGACTCGGAATGGGTGGAAACCAGAGCATTATCGTGCTCTATCATGATGGCATCCAAAACTTGGAGTGTGAAAGTGGCTATGGAGAAGTGCCAGATGCTGCCAACAACGCAGATCGCACATCTATCGTGCATGATAGCTACTGGcttcgaagttccagacccaGTTTCAAGTCACttgcaacaagaaaaagatcaagaaattgctttgtcgttcaacagcaagctatctcaaactggtaatgataaatgtgtcaataacggcacaatttcaagtttgcgtgagTGTGTCTTAAATCTAGGCTATTTGACTTGCTACAATAAACAATTATACAGTataaaacacaaatacattcCTACCTCTGCTGCTTGGTATAGTACTTCCAGTTCTGGTTTGTCAAGATCAGACACACCAAGGTTAGTGACAAGGCTTCGTTTTTGCAAGTTTTCCAGTCTCTAACACAACATGGTGAGGTTGAGCATAAATAAAGGACAATAATATTGCTTTAAATGTATGCATCATGGGTCGTTCCGATTATACCTTCCACAGTGCTTTCATTGACTCCTGAGATGACCCCGCCTTTGAGTGAAAAGGAAAAGAGAGAATGATGTTGTCAACGTGACCTACATTGAGTTCTTTAAGAGCTTTTAGATCGACCGCAAACAGAATACACGCAGAGTAATCAGACATTGCACATTTGAGAGACCCTCAGGTACAGTTTAGTAAAGCACCTGTTGTGACGGCTTCTTCCAATTTCTCGGGGTCGAAATCTGACGGAAATAGTTTGACTGGCGAGCAAAGTAAACAACGTTACAACCGCCGTgtgttaattttaattaattttattttagtaGTTAAAGGCGCAGCTTACCCGTTACAACCAATTCGTCTCGCTCAGAAGCCTCAATTGTATCAGCAAAGGATGGATGTCTGCAGTCAGCATGATCCTGCAAAACCAGATGACTCACTGCAAGCATATGACTCACGACTGATGACTCATTAGCCACTCCCACAATACTCAACCACCGAAAAGGGCAAGCGACACAAAGACATGCTTGCACTACCTTGTTACATGTCGAAACTTCAGACGAGTACCACAACTGAAATGCTGAGCTCAATCCACTTATTACCTGACCCGAGACACAACTAATAGTTAGGGCTATCACCGCTTGCAACACTCAACAAATGCCCTCACTTCGTCTACAGGAGTGAGCACGCTTGTTGAACCAAATCTGTTCAGTTTGGCGATGTTACCAGAGTTTATGAGCAGTGACCTTACATCGTCCAACGTACTAGTACTAGCCATCACCGGATGATAAATGTGAGAGATGAGGTGAACCTCCTCACGTTAATTTATACCACTAAgaaaaaattgatatcaacttgtgAGTCATGGTGGTTACTTTAGTATGTGCTACTAAACGATTTGCAGCAATGACAAGAATTCCTAACGCATTTCGGGTCTTGATAAAAAACTTCGGTAAGATTTAGGGCTTTAagattaatgaattatttgcAAACTTGTTGTTTACTGTTCGTTTCAAGTTGTTTACTCTCAAGAAGAAGTAAATAGATTAACATGGCGCACGCACACTTGTGGAGGCCTGAGAATGAACGACAACGGTGAGAGAGTGAAGCTTTGCGGTTGGGTGTCTGGACTGAGAAAAATGGGCTCTCAGGGACCGCTCTTCATTCCGTTGAGGGATGCATACGGGACGACACAACTTATTGCAACAGACAAAGTTCGATTTGAACACATTGTAGTCATTGCTTGAATGGAATGCATTAATTACGTTGACTTAATGTGGTTAAAGGGTTGATGATAAATTAGAGGAATGGAAAGGCAGTGGCGGCACAGCTGGGGGTAGTTGGGCAATTGTTCTCTCTAACTTGACGATCAACAACTGTGAAGAATTTTGGAAgaaaaattttgaatttttgtattCCAGTATGTCAGTGTTCACCAGAAATACAGATGTGTCTAAGCGCTTTCTGTAGAGTATTTACCAGAGGCCCAGATATCCAGGCTAAGGGTATAGGAGTTGTCTGGCCGACGATCGTATgtacgaccgtatttatacttgATTAGTGAAGATGCAAATGAAGGtattctgaccaatagacgaaaagtggtgtcattaccaaccaatagatgaatgtcatcataaggctccacctatctttgtttggtattgggcgtccatcctgtacatggtgtttagtcctttgctttacacaagggtttagcacatagaaacaa contains:
- the LOC134191295 gene encoding glutamate--cysteine ligase regulatory subunit-like, whose protein sequence is MASTSTLDDVRSLLINSGNIAKLNRFGSTSVLTPVDEVISGLSSAFQLWYSSEVSTCNKDHADCRHPSFADTIEASERDELVVTVKLFPSDFDPEKLEEAVTTALKELNVGHVDNIILSFPFHSKAGSSQESMKALWKRLENLQKRSLVTNLGVSDLDKPELEVLYQAAEVKPYLNQINMASCCVLPKDLVSYAKDKDIKLVITGDPRALVTQQTLGEILSIESVDSGCWNPLWTIRYRSVTKYTGVIRHHGYLVKCAREC